The proteins below come from a single Corynebacterium glyciniphilum AJ 3170 genomic window:
- a CDS encoding DEAD/DEAH box helicase produces the protein MSESFGGELLETLRHASGSGRDADSDTLTHVRTEDPRPSSPVDWPEWVLPALREHLVDNGITAPWSHQVATAQHAWDGHDVVVATGTASGKSLGYQLPVLSHLASGATASCLYLSPTKALAQDQRSTLARMCSQIPQLRGVMVASYDGDTPTEARRTIRDDARILVSNPDMVHASLLGQSQRWSRLLRSLHFIVVDECHVYRGVFGAHVSLVLRRLLRLAARAGAEPTIILASATTAEPERHAERLTGRPTVAVTDDGSPRGERTVALWEPGFREDIVGEHGAPVRRAATTESAGIMARLIGEGARTLTFVRSRRGAEITALACAEDLSAAGRPGDASRIASYRAGYTPEARRDLERRLDNGELLGLAATSALELGIDVGGLDAVVSCGFPGTVASFRQQAGRAGRRGQGCLVVMVAGDNPLDTYLVHHPEALLDAPVEASVFDPSNPYILAGHLLCAAAEAPLTDGEIENFGPTARRVVDSLVADGSLRQRPRGVFCDLEISGEVHGRVSIRGGAGDDVVIVDQDSGQVLGTVDTARAVSEVHDGAVYVHQSESYLVDALSLQDSVALVHPESPEWTTRPEETTSIRVDGVRRTREIGGTESAPSGVWTADVDVEVSHQVTGYQRRTLDGEVLTTVPLDYPPQRLRTRAVAYTVDPAVLFDLGIEEPLWPGTLHAAEHAAIGLLPLLATCDRWDIGGVSTVLHADTGFPTVFVYDGYEGGAGFAEAGFERFAQWMSMTADTVESCACESGCPSCVQSPKCGNGNDPLFKHGAAVLLRALADASAHAEHPARA, from the coding sequence ATGAGCGAATCTTTCGGCGGTGAACTCCTCGAGACGCTGCGCCACGCGTCCGGTTCCGGTCGCGATGCCGATTCGGACACGCTGACCCACGTACGCACCGAGGACCCGCGTCCGTCCTCACCGGTCGACTGGCCGGAGTGGGTACTGCCCGCACTTCGCGAACACCTTGTCGACAACGGCATCACCGCCCCATGGTCACACCAGGTCGCCACCGCCCAGCATGCCTGGGACGGCCACGATGTCGTCGTCGCGACCGGCACTGCGTCCGGAAAATCCCTGGGCTACCAGTTGCCTGTCCTGTCGCATCTGGCGTCCGGCGCGACAGCGTCCTGCCTGTACCTCTCCCCCACCAAGGCGCTGGCACAGGACCAGCGCTCCACGCTGGCCCGGATGTGTTCGCAGATCCCGCAGCTTCGCGGTGTGATGGTCGCATCCTACGACGGTGACACTCCGACCGAGGCCCGCCGGACGATCCGCGACGACGCGCGCATCCTCGTCAGCAACCCTGACATGGTGCATGCCTCGCTGCTGGGACAGTCCCAACGGTGGTCCCGCTTACTGCGGTCCCTGCATTTCATCGTCGTCGACGAGTGCCACGTGTACCGGGGCGTCTTCGGCGCACACGTTTCGCTGGTGCTGCGCCGCCTACTGCGACTGGCTGCGCGGGCAGGTGCAGAGCCGACGATCATCCTGGCCAGTGCGACGACCGCGGAACCGGAGCGCCACGCCGAACGACTGACCGGCCGCCCCACCGTCGCAGTCACCGACGACGGCTCACCCCGGGGCGAGCGGACCGTGGCCCTGTGGGAGCCGGGGTTCCGCGAGGACATCGTCGGAGAGCACGGCGCGCCCGTCCGACGCGCGGCCACCACGGAGTCTGCAGGCATCATGGCTCGACTCATCGGAGAAGGTGCACGCACCCTGACGTTCGTGCGTTCCCGGCGCGGCGCCGAGATCACGGCCCTGGCCTGCGCCGAGGATCTCTCCGCCGCAGGCCGCCCCGGGGACGCCTCCCGCATCGCCTCCTACCGGGCCGGCTACACCCCGGAAGCCCGTCGCGACCTGGAACGGCGCCTCGACAACGGTGAGCTGCTCGGCCTCGCTGCGACCAGCGCTCTGGAACTCGGTATCGATGTCGGTGGTCTCGACGCAGTAGTCTCCTGTGGATTTCCCGGGACGGTCGCCAGCTTTCGGCAGCAGGCCGGTCGCGCCGGCCGACGAGGGCAGGGATGTCTGGTGGTCATGGTCGCCGGCGACAATCCGCTGGACACTTACCTCGTCCATCATCCCGAGGCACTGCTGGACGCCCCGGTGGAGGCCAGCGTCTTCGATCCGTCAAACCCTTATATCCTGGCAGGCCATCTGCTGTGTGCTGCCGCCGAAGCTCCCCTCACCGACGGCGAAATCGAGAACTTCGGCCCGACAGCCCGGCGCGTCGTCGACTCGCTTGTGGCTGACGGTTCACTACGTCAGCGTCCCCGGGGGGTGTTCTGTGACCTGGAGATATCCGGTGAAGTGCATGGTCGGGTCAGTATCCGGGGCGGGGCCGGTGACGACGTGGTCATCGTCGACCAGGACTCCGGGCAGGTCCTCGGCACTGTCGACACCGCGCGCGCCGTCAGCGAGGTCCATGACGGTGCCGTGTACGTCCACCAGAGTGAAAGCTACCTGGTCGACGCACTGTCCCTGCAGGACTCCGTTGCCCTGGTACATCCAGAGTCCCCGGAGTGGACGACCCGGCCTGAGGAGACCACCTCCATCCGTGTCGACGGTGTCCGCCGCACCCGGGAGATCGGCGGCACGGAATCGGCGCCGTCGGGTGTGTGGACCGCGGACGTGGACGTCGAGGTCTCCCACCAGGTCACCGGCTACCAACGGCGCACCCTGGACGGCGAGGTGCTCACGACTGTGCCGTTGGACTATCCGCCGCAACGGTTACGCACCCGCGCCGTGGCCTACACCGTGGACCCGGCGGTCCTGTTCGACCTCGGTATCGAAGAGCCACTGTGGCCCGGCACCCTGCACGCCGCCGAGCATGCAGCCATCGGTTTGCTTCCCTTGCTGGCCACCTGCGACCGGTGGGACATCGGCGGAGTCTCGACGGTGCTGCACGCCGACACGGGTTTCCCCACCGTCTTTGTTTACGACGGCTACGAGGGGGGTGCCGGGTTCGCCGAGGCCGGGTTCGAACGGTTCGCCCAGTGGATGTCGATGACCGCGGACACGGTGGAGTCCTGCGCGTGCGAATCCGGCTGTCCGTCCTGCGTGCAGTCACCGAAGTGCGGCAACGGCAATGACCCGCTGTTCAAGCACGGCGCCGCGGTGCTGCTGCGTGCCTTGGCGGATGCCTCCGCCCACGCGGAGCACCCAGCCCGTGCCTGA
- a CDS encoding NAD(P)-dependent oxidoreductase, producing MANITVYGSTGMVGSDITREAVSRGHRVTGVSRHENPDNQMDGVTYVTGTLQDTADVVSKAENADIVVISVPGPRDGSSVQPVIDAHAALIPALADQDVRVFVVGGAGATLTEDGTKLVDTPDFPEAYAAEARSFAEVLDLYRAAPAGLDWTMLAPAPEIAPGAPTESYVLGDDHPAGGSVTTGTFARAALDELEKPAHRRARFTVADA from the coding sequence ATGGCTAACATCACCGTTTACGGATCGACCGGCATGGTCGGCAGTGACATCACCCGCGAAGCAGTTTCCCGTGGACACCGGGTCACCGGCGTCTCACGTCATGAGAACCCGGACAATCAGATGGACGGCGTCACCTATGTGACTGGTACGCTCCAGGACACTGCCGACGTGGTCTCCAAGGCAGAGAACGCAGACATCGTCGTCATCTCCGTCCCGGGACCACGCGACGGCAGCTCTGTCCAGCCCGTCATTGACGCCCACGCCGCACTGATCCCCGCCCTGGCGGACCAGGACGTCCGTGTCTTCGTCGTCGGCGGCGCAGGGGCAACCCTCACCGAGGACGGAACCAAACTCGTCGACACGCCGGACTTCCCCGAGGCGTACGCCGCCGAGGCCCGGTCTTTCGCCGAGGTGCTTGATCTCTACCGTGCCGCCCCCGCCGGCCTGGACTGGACGATGCTCGCCCCCGCCCCGGAGATCGCTCCCGGTGCACCGACGGAATCGTATGTTCTCGGTGACGATCATCCGGCCGGCGGCAGCGTCACGACCGGCACCTTCGCCCGTGCCGCCCTGGACGAACTCGAGAAGCCGGCGCACCGTCGTGCCCGCTTCACCGTTGCCGACGCCTGA
- a CDS encoding Rv3654c family TadE-like protein translates to MTVAGAAVILAVVALVLVIGTGVTGMLQRHRASAAADLTALSAATVMQHAGVDEACVVAEDVAVANNARLVSCDLVRGEDTDYGPAGLEGIGITVVVAGKTAAAEAGPVK, encoded by the coding sequence GTGACTGTCGCTGGCGCGGCAGTCATCCTGGCTGTGGTGGCGTTGGTATTGGTTATCGGAACCGGCGTGACGGGCATGCTCCAGAGGCATCGCGCGTCGGCGGCCGCAGACCTGACCGCCTTGTCAGCGGCGACGGTGATGCAACACGCGGGTGTGGATGAGGCATGTGTGGTGGCGGAGGATGTCGCCGTGGCGAACAACGCCCGGCTCGTCTCCTGTGACCTGGTGCGTGGCGAGGATACCGACTACGGTCCCGCCGGGCTCGAGGGGATCGGGATCACTGTCGTCGTGGCAGGCAAGACTGCCGCCGCTGAGGCAGGGCCGGTGAAGTGA
- a CDS encoding type II secretion system F family protein, with product MGPNMVTVMALIGTGAVVLFTSGRVVTAVLALSKSRRRMQEYRDFTDAFAVELLVGARPVTAAEQALTREHGISEGLRRQIHRIRLGAAVDSCTDQTHPAGDNRDPELIRLLCLWATAERHGLALGRIMGRFVQDLDTRLSYLGHVSSALAGARMTEVILLLLPAGALGIGQSMGLEPLTFLVGTTLGALVLLLGTGLACAGVLWVESLTVTVLGGVGGRAGPGGKAGVSGNFRIPGVSAEPGLGAIAAARVLDVFAAAIQTGLPVVTAWRAAVRGAAQDTLDDGGMAHAVADLLRVAALLDLGAGAEAWKHLATDPNFGPVARRAGSQVRNGGRMSEAVTAQADRLRTQADDSARAGAERVLVAVAAPLTLCFLPAFVVVGLVPLVIGFASV from the coding sequence GTGGGGCCGAACATGGTGACGGTGATGGCGTTGATCGGAACCGGAGCCGTGGTGCTGTTCACCAGCGGTCGTGTCGTCACCGCGGTTCTGGCACTGTCCAAGAGCAGGAGGAGGATGCAGGAGTACCGTGACTTCACCGATGCTTTCGCGGTGGAATTGCTGGTCGGCGCTCGCCCGGTGACAGCGGCAGAACAGGCGCTCACCCGAGAGCACGGTATCAGTGAGGGATTACGTCGGCAGATCCACCGGATCCGGCTCGGCGCGGCAGTCGACAGTTGCACTGACCAGACGCATCCTGCAGGTGACAATCGGGATCCGGAACTTATCAGGCTTCTGTGTCTGTGGGCTACCGCAGAGCGCCATGGTCTGGCACTGGGCAGGATAATGGGACGGTTCGTCCAGGACCTGGACACCCGCCTCAGTTACCTCGGTCACGTATCCAGTGCACTGGCGGGCGCGCGAATGACCGAGGTGATTCTGCTGCTCTTGCCGGCAGGGGCGCTCGGCATCGGCCAGTCCATGGGGCTGGAGCCACTGACATTCCTTGTCGGTACCACTCTGGGCGCTCTGGTGTTGCTACTCGGTACCGGGCTCGCCTGCGCCGGCGTGCTGTGGGTGGAGTCGCTGACCGTGACAGTGCTCGGCGGGGTCGGCGGTCGCGCCGGACCCGGTGGAAAGGCAGGGGTCTCAGGGAACTTTCGCATCCCGGGGGTCTCAGCGGAACCAGGTCTCGGAGCGATCGCCGCTGCCAGGGTTCTCGATGTCTTCGCCGCAGCTATTCAGACAGGGCTCCCTGTCGTGACGGCCTGGCGGGCAGCGGTACGCGGGGCAGCGCAGGACACGCTGGATGACGGTGGCATGGCCCACGCAGTAGCCGATCTGTTGCGCGTTGCCGCTCTACTTGATTTGGGGGCGGGGGCGGAAGCGTGGAAGCACCTGGCCACCGATCCGAACTTCGGCCCGGTGGCGCGCCGAGCCGGATCCCAGGTCAGAAACGGTGGACGGATGTCAGAGGCCGTCACGGCCCAGGCAGACCGGCTACGGACACAGGCCGACGACAGTGCACGGGCGGGTGCCGAACGGGTGCTTGTCGCCGTTGCCGCACCGCTGACACTGTGCTTTCTCCCTGCCTTCGTGGTGGTGGGACTGGTTCCACTGGTCATCGGATTCGCCAGCGTGTGA
- a CDS encoding TadA family conjugal transfer-associated ATPase yields the protein MIGRMKVRPAASARSTDSGTHSRPPALVDRVRDELVDRAVLRPSPGDIAGVIGTMGGADGAGVEQVRVLTREFSGLGDLAIPLEDPTVTDVLINGPGPVWIDRGRGVESTDLRLSDKDACRHIAVRLAAACGVRLDDACPFADGILTDLPPGVAAAGVRVHAVLDPPAGAGACVSLRALSSSHRSLEALQETGMFPDDGARLLRELIEQRRSFLVSGGTGAGKTTLLAALLGQVPAEERLLLVEDTPELLPDHPHAVRLRTRDAGPDGAGGIDMRMLVRQSLRMRPDRIIVGEIRGAEIAELLLAFNTGHGGSAGTLHANSVSAVPGRLTALGALAGMSADSVARQVVDGVDTVVHLHREQGQRRLAQVGRLTGTGGTLTVEPVWGRTW from the coding sequence GTGATCGGCCGGATGAAGGTGCGTCCTGCTGCCTCTGCCCGGTCGACTGACTCCGGGACACATTCCAGGCCTCCGGCGCTTGTCGACCGGGTGAGGGACGAACTGGTAGACCGTGCCGTGCTTCGACCCTCCCCGGGAGACATCGCCGGGGTCATCGGGACGATGGGTGGTGCGGACGGTGCCGGGGTCGAGCAGGTGCGGGTGCTCACTCGTGAATTCTCCGGGCTGGGGGACCTGGCGATTCCGCTGGAGGACCCGACGGTCACCGATGTCTTGATCAATGGCCCCGGGCCAGTGTGGATCGACCGCGGTCGGGGAGTGGAATCGACGGATCTGCGACTGTCGGACAAGGACGCCTGCCGGCACATCGCCGTGCGTCTCGCGGCGGCGTGCGGCGTGCGTCTGGACGACGCGTGCCCTTTCGCCGACGGTATTCTCACCGATCTGCCGCCGGGAGTGGCCGCGGCCGGGGTGCGTGTGCACGCCGTCCTGGATCCTCCGGCCGGCGCCGGCGCCTGTGTGAGCCTGCGGGCCCTGTCCAGCAGCCACCGCAGCCTGGAAGCATTACAGGAAACCGGCATGTTCCCGGATGACGGTGCCCGCTTGCTGCGTGAGCTCATCGAACAACGGCGTTCTTTCCTCGTCAGCGGTGGTACCGGTGCCGGTAAGACGACACTGCTTGCGGCCTTGTTGGGCCAGGTACCTGCCGAAGAGCGGCTGCTGCTCGTTGAGGACACCCCGGAGCTTCTCCCGGATCATCCCCACGCGGTGCGGCTACGTACCCGCGACGCGGGACCGGACGGCGCAGGTGGTATCGACATGCGGATGCTGGTGCGACAGAGTCTGCGCATGCGCCCGGACCGCATCATCGTCGGTGAAATCCGCGGCGCAGAGATCGCGGAGCTGCTGCTGGCCTTCAATACCGGACACGGGGGGAGTGCGGGAACGCTGCACGCCAACAGCGTGTCTGCTGTGCCGGGACGCCTCACTGCGCTCGGGGCGCTGGCCGGTATGTCGGCGGACTCGGTGGCGCGTCAGGTTGTCGACGGAGTGGACACCGTGGTTCATCTGCACAGGGAGCAGGGACAGCGACGGCTCGCGCAGGTCGGACGGTTGACCGGCACGGGCGGCACTCTGACGGTGGAACCAGTGTGGGGCCGAACATGGTGA
- a CDS encoding lipase family protein has translation MSRSVLSPLMRLLIPTAALALVGGGLVPSAGAMPVPATGSSVVGSLPAGLVDSGDAPRQPAANEEVPDWSGLDVTAGVGLPDRVGEPVDEVPLSPDLGLSSADTQQRFVYSTVDQHGEIAASTAAVFLPQGPSPEVGWPVLAWAHGTVGLGNDCTPSALPRGERDAAYLNHWLEQGYAIVASDYAGMGTPGLMSYLNGPVSAANVIDSVAAAQSLNSVGPALSSSWAVIGQSQGGGAALHVAHAATERSNDLGLDYRGGVATGAPAYVEELVLAGSPSFPPVVLPTGLNVYTAYILAGFREAHPEIDLDSVLSDEGRRIADMAETACYPALADALDGVGMSRAFTAPIKSVPGLEPALRTYMATPTDGYDKPVFVGHGLLDIDVPSPIGLILNSQMWINQFVGSNEQVDVHWYPEDHSGAMVASMADSTPFLRSLFA, from the coding sequence ATGTCCCGATCCGTCCTGTCCCCGCTGATGCGTCTCCTGATTCCCACGGCGGCGCTAGCGCTGGTCGGTGGCGGTCTCGTCCCGTCCGCCGGCGCGATGCCAGTGCCCGCGACCGGCAGTTCGGTGGTTGGCTCGCTGCCGGCTGGCCTGGTCGACTCCGGTGATGCTCCACGGCAGCCGGCTGCCAACGAGGAGGTCCCGGACTGGTCCGGTCTGGATGTCACCGCCGGTGTCGGGCTTCCTGACCGGGTCGGCGAGCCCGTCGACGAGGTACCGCTCAGCCCTGACCTCGGGCTGAGCTCGGCGGACACTCAACAGCGGTTCGTGTACTCGACCGTGGACCAGCACGGAGAAATTGCAGCATCGACAGCCGCGGTTTTCCTGCCTCAGGGCCCCTCGCCTGAGGTCGGGTGGCCGGTGCTGGCCTGGGCGCACGGTACCGTCGGCCTCGGCAACGACTGCACTCCGTCCGCACTCCCCCGCGGGGAGCGGGACGCCGCCTACCTCAACCACTGGCTGGAGCAGGGTTACGCCATCGTCGCCTCAGACTATGCGGGAATGGGAACGCCGGGACTGATGTCGTACCTCAACGGGCCGGTCAGCGCTGCCAATGTCATCGACTCGGTGGCTGCCGCGCAGTCCCTCAACTCGGTCGGCCCGGCTTTGTCCTCCTCCTGGGCGGTGATCGGCCAGTCTCAGGGTGGTGGAGCTGCGCTGCACGTCGCCCATGCTGCGACGGAACGTAGCAACGATCTTGGACTGGACTACCGGGGCGGCGTCGCTACCGGTGCCCCAGCCTATGTCGAGGAATTAGTGCTCGCCGGGTCACCGTCCTTCCCTCCGGTCGTACTTCCGACCGGGCTGAACGTGTACACCGCGTACATCCTCGCCGGATTCCGGGAGGCGCACCCGGAGATCGACCTGGATTCCGTACTGTCGGACGAAGGACGGCGGATCGCCGACATGGCGGAAACGGCCTGTTATCCCGCGTTGGCTGATGCCCTCGACGGTGTAGGCATGTCCCGCGCCTTCACCGCACCCATCAAATCGGTGCCTGGTCTGGAACCTGCGCTACGCACCTACATGGCGACGCCGACCGACGGTTACGACAAGCCGGTCTTCGTGGGACATGGCCTCCTGGACATTGATGTGCCCAGTCCCATCGGGTTGATCCTGAACTCCCAGATGTGGATCAACCAGTTCGTTGGTTCCAATGAGCAGGTTGACGTGCACTGGTACCCCGAGGACCACAGTGGTGCGATGGTCGCCTCCATGGCGGATTCGACCCCGTTCCTGCGGTCGTTGTTCGCCTGA
- a CDS encoding cold-shock protein, with the protein MAQGTVKWFNAEKGYGFIAPNDGGADVFVHYSEIQGNGFRTLEENQQVEFEIGDGAKGPQAQAVTAL; encoded by the coding sequence ATGGCACAAGGAACCGTCAAGTGGTTCAACGCTGAAAAGGGCTACGGCTTCATCGCACCGAACGATGGTGGCGCTGACGTCTTCGTCCACTACTCCGAGATCCAGGGCAACGGCTTCCGTACCCTCGAGGAGAACCAGCAGGTCGAGTTCGAGATCGGCGACGGCGCCAAGGGCCCCCAGGCTCAGGCTGTCACCGCTCTCTAA
- a CDS encoding winged helix-turn-helix transcriptional regulator, whose amino-acid sequence MTDAPWNPAARDCPSRDLFTTLGDRWNMLILLSLEPGPLRNGEIQSAVDGISVRVLSQRLSALAADGLITRTAFPEIPPRVVYELTDLGRSALPPVHALFEWTVSHMSDVVEHREVT is encoded by the coding sequence ATGACGGACGCCCCCTGGAACCCTGCTGCACGCGACTGCCCCAGCCGCGATCTGTTCACCACCCTCGGGGACCGGTGGAACATGCTGATCCTGCTCTCCCTCGAGCCCGGCCCCCTGCGTAACGGTGAAATCCAGTCAGCGGTGGACGGCATCTCGGTGCGAGTCCTGTCCCAACGCCTGAGCGCCCTGGCAGCGGACGGACTGATCACCCGAACCGCTTTTCCTGAGATCCCCCCTCGGGTGGTCTATGAACTCACCGATCTCGGCCGGTCCGCCCTACCCCCGGTCCATGCACTGTTCGAGTGGACGGTCTCGCACATGTCGGACGTGGTGGAGCACCGCGAGGTGACGTAA
- a CDS encoding DUF4244 domain-containing protein, protein MEENGMDRDRDVRRDIDQEEAPESAEAPVKDGVILSVMGDDQGMSTIEYALGCVAAAALGALLYLVVTSDAVEGALTSIFQRALDTQ, encoded by the coding sequence ATGGAAGAAAACGGTATGGACAGGGACCGGGATGTCCGGCGGGACATCGATCAGGAGGAGGCCCCGGAGTCCGCAGAGGCTCCGGTGAAAGACGGGGTGATACTGTCGGTTATGGGGGATGACCAGGGGATGAGCACCATAGAGTACGCACTCGGATGTGTCGCGGCCGCGGCGCTTGGTGCACTGCTGTATCTCGTGGTGACATCCGACGCTGTAGAGGGTGCGTTGACGTCAATCTTCCAACGCGCGCTGGATACCCAGTAG